A portion of the Candidatus Omnitrophota bacterium genome contains these proteins:
- the ilvB gene encoding biosynthetic-type acetolactate synthase large subunit has translation MNKTGAKILIETLIKQGVDTIFGYPGGSLLPLFDELYKNPKIKFILTRHEQGAVHAADGYSRATGKTGVCMATSGPGATNLVTGIATANMDSVPIVAITGQVKTFLIGNDAFQEADVIGITRPITKHNYLIKDVKEVSRVIKQAFHIASTGRPGPVVIDLPVDMTTSQTEFRYTKEVNLRGYKPAYFGHIGQIKKAAGMINRAKQPIIYAGGGIIISGAAKELFELAVKTNIPVTTTLLGLGGFPETHRLSLGMLGMHGTAYANHAIMESDLIIALGARFDDRVTGKLSEFAPQARIVHVDIDPAAISKNVKVDIPIVGDASNVLLELNKFVKKCSINDWLAKIETWKKKHPLSYGDKGKLKPQYVVEEIYKITKGRAIIATEVGQNQMWAAQFYQYTKPRTFVSSGGLGTMGFGFPAAIGAQIGKPDKIVFDIAGDGSFQMNIQELATAVNNNVPVKVAILNNSYLGMVRQWQELFYHKRYSHTYMEGNPDFVKVAEAYGAEGIRVTKKSQVRPALSKAVKTPGPVVLDFVIEPEENVFPMVPAGKAINRMIGGMA, from the coding sequence ATGAACAAAACCGGCGCAAAGATATTGATTGAAACCCTGATAAAGCAGGGCGTGGATACTATTTTCGGTTATCCCGGAGGGTCGCTCCTGCCTTTATTCGATGAGCTTTATAAAAATCCTAAAATTAAATTTATACTTACCAGGCATGAACAGGGAGCTGTTCATGCTGCTGACGGTTATAGCCGGGCAACAGGAAAGACCGGTGTGTGCATGGCCACCTCGGGTCCCGGGGCCACCAATTTAGTTACCGGTATAGCCACTGCTAATATGGACTCAGTGCCGATAGTAGCTATCACCGGCCAGGTAAAAACATTTTTGATCGGAAATGACGCGTTTCAGGAGGCAGATGTTATTGGCATCACCAGGCCGATAACCAAGCATAATTATCTAATCAAAGATGTAAAAGAAGTCAGCCGGGTAATTAAACAGGCTTTTCACATTGCTTCTACCGGAAGGCCCGGGCCGGTAGTGATAGACCTGCCGGTAGACATGACCACCAGCCAGACAGAATTTAGATATACTAAAGAGGTGAACCTGCGTGGATATAAGCCTGCTTATTTTGGCCATATCGGCCAGATAAAAAAAGCGGCCGGGATGATCAACCGGGCCAAACAACCGATTATTTATGCCGGCGGGGGGATTATTATCTCGGGCGCGGCCAAAGAACTTTTTGAACTGGCTGTTAAGACCAACATTCCGGTAACTACGACATTGCTGGGCCTGGGCGGATTTCCCGAAACCCATAGATTATCCCTGGGGATGCTCGGGATGCACGGCACAGCCTACGCTAATCACGCTATTATGGAATCTGACCTGATAATTGCCCTTGGAGCCAGGTTTGATGACCGGGTTACCGGCAAGCTTTCCGAATTTGCGCCCCAAGCCAGGATTGTCCATGTTGATATTGATCCGGCTGCGATAAGCAAGAATGTTAAGGTGGATATCCCGATAGTCGGCGATGCCAGCAATGTCTTACTTGAATTAAATAAATTTGTCAAAAAATGTTCAATAAATGATTGGCTGGCAAAAATAGAGACATGGAAGAAAAAGCACCCTCTTTCTTATGGTGATAAAGGCAAATTAAAACCACAGTATGTAGTTGAAGAAATTTATAAAATCACTAAAGGCAGGGCGATTATCGCCACTGAGGTAGGCCAGAACCAGATGTGGGCGGCTCAGTTCTATCAGTATACCAAGCCCCGCACCTTTGTTTCCAGCGGGGGGTTAGGAACAATGGGGTTTGGATTTCCTGCTGCTATCGGCGCCCAGATAGGAAAACCGGACAAAATAGTCTTTGATATTGCCGGCGACGGAAGCTTTCAGATGAATATTCAGGAACTGGCCACAGCGGTGAATAATAATGTTCCGGTAAAGGTAGCCATTCTTAATAATTCCTATTTGGGTATGGTCAGGCAATGGCAGGAACTCTTTTATCATAAGCGGTATTCGCATACCTATATGGAAGGAAATCCTGATTTCGTAAAGGTGGCTGAGGCCTATGGAGCAGAAGGTATTCGTGTTACCAAAAAAAGCCAGGTCCGGCCGGCTTTGAGCAAAGCTGTTAAAACGCCCGGCCCGGTAGTGCTGGATTTTGTAATTGAGCCGGAAGAAAATGTTTTTCCAATGGTGCCGGCCGGAAAAGCGATTAACCGGATGATCGGAGGAATGGCTTAA
- a CDS encoding type IV pilus twitching motility protein PilT, with translation MLDMETLFRLTVEKQASDLHLTVNRPPELRINGELMIADFENLTSDMVQSLAYSILAKEQIEAFERDKELDFSFGIKGLSRFRVNIYRQRGSIAVAVRRIPFEVPDFEELGLPRIAQNFADSPSGLVLITGVVGSGKSTTLAAMIDYINNKRACHIISIEDPIEYLHRHKKSSIDQREIGTDTLSFSDALKHVFRQDPNIILVGEMRDLETIHTTLTLAETGHLVLATLHTGDATHAISRIIDIFPAYQQQQIRVQLSLVLVGVIVQQLIPRLDKDGRVAATEVMNVTPPIRNLIRENDLAQIRSIIQVSRKYTMWTMNQSLAEFCRKGIISWEEASRRSIDLKELTELMDKS, from the coding sequence ATGCTTGATATGGAGACTTTGTTCAGGCTGACAGTAGAAAAACAGGCCTCAGACCTGCATTTAACCGTTAACCGGCCTCCTGAACTGCGGATAAACGGTGAGCTGATGATTGCTGATTTTGAAAATCTTACCTCTGATATGGTGCAAAGCCTGGCTTATAGCATTTTGGCCAAGGAACAGATTGAGGCTTTTGAAAGAGATAAAGAGCTGGATTTTTCCTTTGGCATAAAAGGCCTAAGCAGGTTCAGGGTTAATATTTACCGGCAGAGAGGTTCGATAGCAGTAGCTGTCAGGCGGATCCCTTTTGAGGTACCGGACTTTGAGGAATTAGGCCTTCCCCGGATAGCGCAGAATTTTGCCGACAGCCCCAGCGGCCTGGTCCTGATTACCGGGGTAGTCGGGAGCGGTAAGTCCACAACCCTGGCGGCAATGATTGATTATATCAACAATAAAAGAGCCTGTCACATAATATCCATTGAAGACCCGATCGAATATCTTCACCGGCATAAAAAAAGCTCTATTGACCAGCGGGAAATAGGCACTGATACATTGTCTTTTAGTGATGCCTTAAAACATGTGTTCAGGCAGGACCCGAATATTATTTTAGTCGGCGAAATGAGGGACCTGGAAACCATACATACTACCCTTACCTTAGCAGAAACCGGACACTTAGTTTTAGCTACTTTGCATACCGGCGATGCCACCCACGCAATCAGCAGGATCATTGATATATTCCCCGCCTATCAACAGCAGCAGATCAGGGTGCAGTTATCCCTGGTTTTGGTCGGGGTGATAGTCCAACAGCTTATTCCCCGCCTGGATAAGGACGGCCGGGTAGCGGCTACTGAAGTGATGAACGTTACCCCGCCTATTCGTAATTTGATTAGAGAGAATGACCTGGCTCAGATCCGCTCGATTATCCAGGTTTCCAGAAAATATACCATGTGGACGATGAACCAGTCTTTAGCCGAATTTTGCCGGAAGGGGATAATTTCATGGGAAGAGGCGTCTAGAAGAAGCATTGATTTAAAAGAATTAACCGAGTTGATGGATAAGAGTTAG
- a CDS encoding prepilin-type N-terminal cleavage/methylation domain-containing protein → MSFVKGTMDLKKGVTLTELLVAVTLISLIGAAAASINFSSRMGFIQAGKKARVSNEARLGMDHIVRHIRLANRVQKVWWFLFLWLDYDLNINTPLNTPADFTDDFMCLYVYFPWQKKIRCGFSGPGGGGWSWEDITNPRTAQGAGADITACAFNVQDGSADVPIVTVQITAVDKSIPPAPPQGTANNPVVTLTTKTALWCKGRN, encoded by the coding sequence GTGAGTTTTGTGAAAGGCACAATGGATTTAAAAAAAGGCGTTACTTTAACCGAGCTCCTGGTTGCTGTTACCCTTATTTCTTTAATCGGCGCGGCAGCAGCCAGCATTAACTTTAGCAGCCGGATGGGTTTTATCCAGGCCGGTAAAAAAGCCAGGGTAAGCAATGAGGCAAGGCTTGGGATGGATCATATTGTCCGCCACATCCGGCTCGCTAACCGGGTTCAGAAAGTTTGGTGGTTTTTATTTTTATGGCTGGATTATGACCTGAACATAAATACCCCGTTAAATACACCGGCAGACTTTACGGATGATTTTATGTGTTTATATGTCTACTTCCCATGGCAGAAGAAGATTCGATGTGGCTTTAGTGGCCCGGGGGGAGGAGGGTGGTCATGGGAAGATATCACCAACCCGAGAACCGCTCAGGGCGCGGGAGCCGATATTACGGCCTGCGCTTTTAATGTCCAGGACGGTTCTGCCGATGTTCCAATTGTAACTGTTCAGATAACCGCGGTAGATAAATCTATACCTCCGGCTCCTCCGCAGGGCACGGCAAATAATCCCGTTGTTACCCTGACGACAAAAACAGCCCTGTGGTGCAAAGGGAGGAATTAA
- a CDS encoding type II secretion system protein, whose protein sequence is MMRKKSGITLIEVTVALIVLGMVTAGMLRSLVMSRRNVNLASRRISALNFAQEKLEYLKGCVGEQGTPNRADLIGPVPDNVNLDPAVNAARSYTINDIDFDADGVDDVKKVTVRINWTEP, encoded by the coding sequence ATGATGAGAAAAAAATCAGGGATAACTTTAATTGAGGTTACTGTTGCCTTGATCGTTCTTGGCATGGTAACAGCCGGGATGCTCAGGTCTTTGGTTATGAGCCGGAGAAACGTGAATCTTGCCAGCCGCAGGATATCAGCCCTTAATTTTGCTCAAGAAAAACTGGAGTATTTGAAGGGTTGTGTCGGAGAACAGGGGACGCCCAATAGGGCAGACCTTATTGGGCCGGTCCCTGATAACGTTAATTTGGATCCGGCTGTTAACGCCGCAAGGTCGTATACTATCAATGACATAGATTTCGACGCTGATGGCGTAGATGATGTTAAAAAAGTTACGGTTAGAATAAACTGGACCGAACCCTGA
- a CDS encoding type IV pilin protein, whose protein sequence is MKLVVLIKQNYRKGVRFVFREKKAFTLIEVLIVVIIIGVLAAVAVPTYEQTIETSFGDQAKVVLRVIYTAQRMYRSDANTYNASLDPLNAASLVSLDYLEDPNAGSAKFAYSITASGANTFTARATRKGKNLTIDQTGQIAGTYP, encoded by the coding sequence TTGAAATTAGTGGTTTTAATAAAACAGAATTATAGAAAAGGGGTAAGGTTTGTGTTTCGGGAAAAAAAGGCTTTTACGCTTATTGAGGTGTTGATAGTGGTGATAATCATTGGGGTGTTGGCCGCCGTGGCTGTTCCTACCTATGAACAGACAATAGAGACTTCGTTCGGTGATCAGGCAAAAGTTGTTTTGCGGGTTATTTATACGGCGCAGAGGATGTACCGGTCGGATGCCAACACGTATAATGCTTCATTAGACCCGCTCAATGCCGCCAGCCTGGTATCCCTTGATTATTTGGAAGACCCTAATGCCGGCAGCGCGAAGTTTGCCTATTCGATTACAGCTTCCGGGGCAAACACGTTTACTGCCCGGGCAACAAGAAAAGGTAAGAATCTTACGATAGATCAAACCGGACAGATTGCCGGCACGTATCCGTAA
- a CDS encoding prepilin-type N-terminal cleavage/methylation domain-containing protein: MWLNKKLNKKGFTLLELMIVVIIIGVLAAIAIPRYIDTITRARGAEAFTQMDTIRMSLTRYWSDQLARFGIGTYVGANLADGVLGSLDIEDPNANVERYFEYTLPALGVATYTIQAQRYDAKVTDGGNLIANAIADIDETGDISYGAGW, from the coding sequence ATGTGGTTGAATAAAAAGTTGAATAAAAAAGGTTTTACATTGTTAGAATTAATGATCGTGGTTATAATCATCGGTGTCTTAGCAGCCATAGCCATACCCCGGTACATAGATACCATTACCAGGGCAAGGGGCGCTGAGGCATTTACTCAAATGGATACTATTAGAATGTCACTGACGAGGTATTGGAGTGACCAGTTAGCCAGATTCGGGATAGGAACATACGTGGGCGCAAATCTTGCTGATGGCGTACTCGGAAGCCTGGACATTGAAGATCCTAATGCAAATGTCGAGAGATATTTTGAGTACACTCTTCCTGCTTTGGGAGTTGCTACCTATACTATTCAAGCTCAAAGATATGATGCTAAAGTTACTGACGGTGGTAATCTAATAGCAAACGCGATAGCAGACATAGATGAAACCGGCGATATTAGTTACGGCGCAGGATGGTAA
- a CDS encoding type II secretion system F family protein, which translates to MAKFNYTARDKKGKLVQGSLESINQAELIANLQQQGLTVTFLKQEDLGKKGKGRAEKKLHSGLKLEDLILMSRQLSTLLNAGLTLLRGMDIVIRQIESRSLYLALKEIREDIASGLTFKDALAKHPRIFSDYWLNLVETGESSGKLPATLNQLADYLEAAASFQKRIVSALVYPALLIIVCIAAIVVFLMKIIPTFVEIFEGFNTALPPLTSLVIGLSFVIRRYFIWFIAVICGIIYTAYVYGRTGAGKEMFDRFKLRVPVFGNLIHMLLLARFSRGLATLISSGVPILYGLEIMGKTAGNVIIARALGEVKEGVRDGKTIAGPLEKSGMFPSLLVQMVSVGEETGELGAMLDKVATYYEERVDTFVSRFVSVFEPALLIVMGVIIGGLVISMYLPLFSIAQMGRGM; encoded by the coding sequence ATGGCAAAGTTTAATTATACGGCCAGGGATAAAAAAGGCAAGCTTGTCCAGGGCAGTTTAGAATCAATAAACCAGGCTGAGTTGATTGCTAATCTGCAGCAGCAGGGGCTTACGGTTACTTTTCTAAAGCAGGAAGATCTTGGAAAAAAAGGAAAAGGACGGGCAGAGAAAAAGCTTCACAGCGGGCTTAAATTAGAAGACCTCATTCTTATGTCCAGGCAGCTTTCTACGCTGTTGAATGCGGGTTTAACCCTGCTCAGGGGTATGGATATTGTTATCCGGCAGATAGAAAGCCGGTCTCTTTATCTGGCGCTGAAAGAGATTAGGGAAGATATAGCCAGCGGGCTTACTTTTAAGGATGCCTTAGCCAAACACCCCAGGATATTTTCTGATTACTGGCTCAATTTAGTAGAGACCGGCGAATCAAGCGGAAAGCTCCCGGCAACCCTGAATCAATTGGCTGATTACCTGGAAGCCGCGGCATCGTTCCAAAAAAGGATAGTTTCCGCCCTGGTCTATCCGGCTTTATTGATAATAGTATGTATCGCCGCGATAGTTGTCTTTTTAATGAAGATCATACCTACCTTTGTCGAGATATTCGAGGGTTTTAATACGGCCCTCCCTCCTTTGACCTCCCTGGTCATTGGCCTGTCATTTGTTATTCGCCGTTATTTTATCTGGTTTATTGCGGTTATCTGTGGTATAATATATACAGCGTATGTTTATGGCCGCACCGGGGCCGGCAAAGAGATGTTCGACCGGTTTAAACTGCGCGTTCCTGTTTTTGGGAATTTAATTCACATGCTTTTACTTGCCCGGTTCAGCCGGGGCCTGGCTACGCTGATCAGCAGCGGTGTGCCGATATTATACGGCCTGGAGATAATGGGGAAAACAGCCGGTAATGTAATTATTGCCCGGGCCTTGGGAGAGGTAAAAGAAGGCGTGCGCGACGGAAAAACCATTGCCGGCCCCCTGGAAAAAAGCGGGATGTTTCCTTCTTTACTGGTTCAGATGGTCAGTGTGGGAGAGGAGACCGGTGAATTAGGCGCTATGCTTGATAAGGTTGCCACCTATTACGAAGAGCGGGTAGATACATTTGTCAGCAGGTTTGTTTCAGTGTTCGAGCCGGCCCTGCTTATTGTTATGGGAGTGATAATCGGCGGGCTGGTAATTTCAATGTATTTACCTTTGTTCAGCATAGCTCAGATGGGTAGAGGGATGTAA
- a CDS encoding ATPase, T2SS/T4P/T4SS family — protein sequence MPQKRLKLGEILIKKKLINEEQLKEALKVQQQDPRLIGELLVKLKMVEEKDIVVALGEQLGIPYALQEEGLSKLNPAPDQDLDLMIPEDFARRYRVLPLSKHLNSLTAACTDPLDLLMLDNLRKLTGCEINLVITPNSDLQQAVDKFYGHGYSLREAISASYEQETEREIETTKQDERLSLDELVARAEEAPVVKLVDLILKQAVEERASDIHIEPFRDKMTVRYRVDGMLYETSPPSKSMFLALVSRIKILAKLDIAEKRLPQDGAFTVKTNKKTIDLRVSVIPSIYGEKIVLRILDRTRIPLNLKKLGFGPKIFEDFEKAINSPYGLIFLTGPTGCGKTTTLYAALESIKSPHKNIITLEDPVEYRLDGINQVQVKPQIGLTFANGLRAFLRQDPDVILVGEVRDLETAQICIRASLTGHLVLSTLHTNDALSAITRLTDIGIEPFLLAASLRLVAAQRLVRKLCPECKQAYEPSAEEKKTLGANPELLYRSKGCDKCGQKGYSGRIAILEVVPMTGKFSQLISSKAAISVLRQTAREMGIKTLWNNCLSKVAEGVTSMDEVMSGIVYTGEE from the coding sequence ATGCCTCAAAAAAGACTAAAGTTAGGTGAAATATTAATTAAAAAGAAGCTGATCAACGAAGAGCAATTAAAAGAGGCTTTGAAGGTTCAACAGCAAGACCCCAGGCTCATCGGCGAACTCCTGGTTAAGTTGAAAATGGTTGAGGAAAAGGATATAGTTGTTGCCCTGGGAGAGCAGTTAGGAATTCCTTACGCGCTCCAGGAAGAAGGCCTCTCAAAATTGAACCCGGCCCCGGATCAGGATTTAGACCTGATGATTCCCGAGGATTTTGCCCGGCGTTATCGTGTTCTTCCGTTATCAAAACACCTGAATTCCCTGACCGCGGCCTGCACTGATCCCCTTGACCTTTTGATGCTGGATAACCTGAGGAAATTGACCGGCTGTGAAATTAACCTCGTAATAACACCTAACAGCGATTTACAACAGGCCGTTGATAAGTTCTATGGCCATGGATATTCTCTTCGCGAAGCGATCAGCGCTTCTTATGAACAGGAAACCGAAAGAGAAATAGAAACAACAAAGCAAGACGAGCGGCTGAGCTTGGATGAGCTGGTAGCCAGGGCAGAAGAAGCGCCGGTGGTTAAGCTGGTAGATCTCATTCTCAAACAGGCTGTTGAAGAAAGGGCCAGCGATATCCACATCGAGCCGTTTAGAGACAAGATGACCGTTCGCTACCGGGTGGACGGCATGCTTTATGAAACCTCTCCCCCGTCTAAATCAATGTTCCTGGCATTGGTTTCCAGGATAAAAATACTCGCTAAACTTGATATAGCCGAGAAACGCCTGCCCCAGGACGGCGCTTTTACCGTCAAAACAAACAAAAAAACAATTGATCTAAGGGTATCGGTTATCCCCTCTATTTACGGAGAAAAGATAGTCTTAAGAATTCTGGATAGAACCAGGATCCCTTTGAATTTAAAAAAGCTTGGTTTTGGGCCAAAGATATTTGAAGATTTTGAGAAGGCGATCAACAGCCCTTATGGTTTGATTTTTTTGACCGGGCCGACCGGCTGCGGCAAGACCACCACGCTTTATGCGGCGCTGGAAAGCATTAAATCGCCTCATAAGAACATTATCACCTTAGAGGACCCGGTAGAGTATCGGCTGGATGGGATTAACCAGGTTCAGGTAAAGCCCCAGATCGGCCTGACCTTTGCTAACGGCCTGCGGGCGTTTCTGCGCCAGGACCCTGATGTAATTTTAGTAGGCGAGGTCCGGGATCTGGAGACTGCCCAGATATGCATCCGCGCTTCCTTGACCGGGCATCTGGTGCTCAGCACCCTGCATACCAATGACGCGCTTTCAGCCATAACCCGTTTGACTGATATCGGGATAGAGCCGTTTTTATTAGCTGCTTCTCTGCGTTTGGTAGCTGCTCAGAGATTGGTGCGTAAACTTTGTCCGGAGTGTAAACAGGCCTATGAGCCCAGCGCTGAGGAGAAAAAAACCCTGGGAGCTAATCCGGAGTTGCTCTATAGATCCAAAGGCTGTGATAAGTGCGGCCAGAAAGGTTACAGCGGCCGGATAGCAATACTTGAGGTGGTCCCGATGACCGGGAAATTTTCTCAATTGATCTCCAGTAAGGCGGCAATTAGTGTATTAAGGCAGACAGCCAGGGAAATGGGGATAAAGACATTGTGGAATAACTGCCTTAGCAAAGTGGCCGAGGGTGTTACCAGTATGGATGAGGTAATGAGCGGCATTGTTTATACAGGCGAAGAATAA
- a CDS encoding secretin N-terminal domain-containing protein: MKKGFLIALSITGIMGLVILRPAPAESYPQPGTGAGPPAGISMDFQDADLKDVLKVFSQQSGLNFIAGEEIKDRKITLYLDNVSVQDALDNIIEANKLIYEQALDSDIFIVKEKTLLEVEAVTRVYTLDYCRVYIEKKAVEKEAATAYSGRETLEGLEETVDIVYLLKGMLTENGKIAVDRRTNSLIITDIPASFEIIEATIARLDVPIPGIMIEAEVVETTLSALEGLGFKWGNNGQVFSFGLDDADMIFPISIGMWTSDLITGSLGFSNIQAALDMLVSEGKAVILARPRILTLSNEAAEININSNDAISIAKTWEYPETGPAIETVTFERAEEDERPGVSLKVTPVVNKDDLIKMVIEPRVISKVLSEITGMTTEDIVVYDLHFRTAKTTVMVEDGQTVIIGGLISKINDKEFEKIPFLGDIPVIGGLFKHKQIEDTEKELVFFITPHIVKNEVKFSSIDRPETRPSKPSSIPDAQRGLSSQPQIHRSANAGKVEVEKELAIEEAIRQFLAERALAKTR, translated from the coding sequence ATGAAAAAAGGATTTCTTATCGCGTTAAGCATTACGGGTATAATGGGCCTGGTAATACTGCGGCCGGCGCCGGCAGAGTCTTATCCGCAGCCGGGAACAGGGGCCGGCCCGCCGGCGGGCATCTCGATGGACTTTCAGGACGCGGACTTGAAGGATGTGTTAAAAGTCTTTTCTCAGCAGTCAGGCCTTAATTTTATTGCCGGCGAAGAGATAAAGGATAGAAAGATTACCCTGTATCTGGATAATGTATCGGTTCAGGACGCTCTGGACAATATTATAGAAGCAAATAAATTGATCTACGAGCAGGCCTTGGACAGCGATATATTTATTGTCAAAGAAAAGACGCTCTTGGAGGTAGAGGCCGTTACCAGGGTATATACTTTGGATTATTGCCGGGTTTACATTGAAAAAAAGGCGGTTGAAAAAGAAGCCGCCACGGCATACTCCGGCAGAGAGACCTTAGAGGGTTTAGAAGAGACGGTAGATATAGTTTACTTATTAAAGGGCATGCTTACTGAAAACGGCAAGATTGCCGTTGACCGCCGGACCAACAGCCTGATTATCACCGATATCCCGGCCAGCTTTGAAATAATCGAAGCCACTATAGCCAGGCTGGATGTGCCTATCCCGGGAATTATGATTGAAGCGGAAGTGGTAGAAACAACCCTTTCGGCTCTGGAAGGCTTAGGGTTTAAATGGGGGAATAATGGCCAGGTTTTTTCTTTTGGGTTGGACGATGCTGACATGATTTTTCCGATTAGTATCGGTATGTGGACCAGCGATTTAATTACCGGCAGCTTAGGGTTTAGCAACATCCAGGCCGCTTTAGATATGCTGGTTAGCGAAGGCAAGGCAGTGATTTTAGCCCGGCCCCGGATTTTGACTTTAAGTAACGAAGCGGCGGAGATCAACATTAATTCCAATGATGCTATTTCAATAGCGAAAACATGGGAGTATCCTGAAACCGGCCCGGCTATAGAGACTGTTACTTTCGAGAGGGCCGAGGAAGACGAAAGGCCGGGCGTATCGCTTAAGGTCACCCCGGTTGTAAATAAGGATGATCTAATCAAAATGGTTATTGAGCCCCGGGTAATTAGTAAGGTGCTTTCAGAGATTACGGGTATGACCACAGAAGACATTGTTGTTTACGACCTTCATTTTCGGACGGCAAAGACCACGGTGATGGTCGAGGACGGCCAGACAGTGATAATCGGAGGTTTGATCTCAAAGATAAATGATAAGGAATTCGAAAAGATTCCCTTCTTAGGAGATATTCCGGTAATAGGCGGTTTATTCAAGCATAAACAAATTGAGGATACGGAAAAAGAGCTCGTTTTCTTTATTACGCCTCATATTGTGAAAAACGAAGTGAAGTTTTCCAGTATTGACCGGCCTGAGACTCGGCCCTCAAAGCCTTCTTCAATACCTGATGCGCAAAGGGGTCTTAGCTCACAGCCGCAAATACACAGGTCCGCAAACGCAGGTAAGGTAGAAGTTGAAAAAGAACTTGCGATAGAAGAAGCAATCAGGCAGTTTTTGGCTGAAAGGGCCCTGGCTAAGACCAGATAG
- the pilO gene encoding type 4a pilus biogenesis protein PilO, which produces MKNVVAPVILIILLGALTANSIHQAQAKKIKTAKARISEEKKKQAILGKIKGIEEKLKEYNPHLSNNADTNQFLETINKIISDTEIDLVSIRPLSSREQAGYGFLCVSLKAICAYHQLGDFISKLESSKIFIKVDDIKLKLIEKTRLGIGRADVSKYGDSAVAELVLKISAVYKK; this is translated from the coding sequence ATGAAAAATGTCGTTGCCCCAGTTATTTTGATAATTTTGTTAGGCGCATTAACCGCTAACTCTATTCATCAGGCTCAAGCCAAGAAAATAAAGACGGCCAAGGCGCGGATAAGCGAAGAAAAAAAGAAACAAGCGATTTTAGGGAAAATTAAAGGAATAGAGGAAAAATTAAAGGAATATAATCCACATTTGTCAAATAACGCAGACACGAATCAATTTTTAGAAACCATAAACAAAATAATCAGCGATACAGAGATCGACTTGGTTTCCATTAGGCCTCTTTCTTCCAGGGAACAGGCAGGTTACGGCTTTTTATGCGTCAGCCTGAAGGCAATTTGCGCTTATCACCAATTAGGTGATTTTATCAGTAAGTTAGAAAGCTCAAAAATATTCATTAAAGTGGATGACATTAAGCTTAAACTAATCGAAAAAACCAGATTAGGGATAGGCCGGGCAGATGTTTCCAAATATGGAGATTCTGCGGTGGCTGAGCTGGTATTAAAAATCAGCGCTGTTTATAAAAAATGA